GAGGccacctaggccctgcccccttggcactgccccatgcctggttcttagtgccaaggtgccccatgggcatgggcactttgcccattaGGCAGTGCCGGGAGCATAGACTGGCCCTGCCacagtgcccatacccaggggggaACAACCTGAAGCCACCCAACCCCCTGAGGGGCCCCAATTGcacccctcccttcactccagcggggtctcctgtTAGTTCCCTGAAACTGGGGAGCGAATCTGAACGGcgccggagtgaaattgcacTGACGAGAGTGGGAGATGTTGCGGGTTCGGaggcttcagtcctgggcccgctaataactttaaaataaggttaaaatagattaaaatctcgTACCAGTTGTTCCCACTGGTTTTCAGCGTGGTCCCCACCGTGCTGGATATCCGGCACTCGGAGATGCGTGCGCGTCGGGAATGCATGCTTGAATCCCACAAATCGGCCCACAAGCGATTCTTCCGGCCCGCCGCACTAAAAATTTAGagcgttgggatgggagaatcgcccccaataatcTTTCCCATATCACAGAACAGATTGAGAGGTCAGACAACCTTTGATAAAAATGATGATACTACAGGTGTTCACACAATTGAACATTAATCTGAAGAATGTCTCTGAGGAAAAGGGAATATTTAGGCTTATTACAAAATTACTGGTTAGTTTCCTAATggtagttaaagagagcacattactcTACTGAAAGGAAAATCCCTTAATTCAGGGTTTTCCTTCAAACCCAATGTATGAACGAAGATAAATACATTTTCCATTTCCCAAAACGAGGTGATAGGAAACAAGTAACATAATTAACCATGAATTATAATTATTGTTAAATAGTTCAAATGAACTGTGAATGTTTCCTGGTTTCATATTACACTTAGTAAAGTAGCTCCTTGTTCTTTTTCTTGTTGCCATCATGGCAGAATGGTTATCAAAACACAGTTAATGTATCTACATGTACAACTGTTGAAACATAGTTATTGATTACTGAAATACACTACATCAAAGGGGTGGGTATTCTTTGAGTTCTCTGTCTGAAGGCAGGTTTGAACCACGGCTGAATGATCTCTGGCACGGATAAGGCAAGGAGTGAGGTCCGGAATTTGCCCCAGATACAACGGGGATCGGACCCCATGCTGCTGACACAATATAGCCCACAATCTGACCAACTGAGCCAACCGGCTCCCCAGTAACATGGGTGACCAGGTTACAGCCTGATAGAATAGGAGaactttccatgttcaaaactgttggaattccaatgctcacacagtatgaaagggaacctgttgaaggagggatgcagtcacagtgagactcctgaacaattacaatctctccatctcccattcatatccaatatcccatttaccatttctgcagcagattgggaACACCGACTAGTTCACAGACTAATGGACTAGAAAATCGTCTAACATGTAACCATGATCCTTGCAGACTCCCAGTGAGGTGTCTGTATTAAGGGCAGGCTGGAAAGCATTAACCATCAGAGAGGAAACATCACCTTCATAAAATGGACAAGTTATGGAAATATTAGAGTTAAGTCACGATCTGAAACTTTAATTGAAAATTGGTGCTTGGGAAGCGAGGTTTCCAATAACTTAATTTCAATTCCTGCACAAACCTTGACTGACACTGTAAAGTAAGTCTAACAATTCAGCAAAGATGGTATTTTAATGCAACtaacattttctctctgttctaattgaagatctccaacagaaacacaaggagacactccgggtacaaactgaaacactgagagtgaacactatcctcataaaggagaaggttaagattttccagctggttgatcgatacgctgagctaacggttatttctactgttcgagatcggacacttgtcgaacatgaactgctggcaagaggccgagaccatgaagagtggagagagaaacatctccggagagaactggaaaaaatccgaactgatcaattgtttcagagcagcttttcccagagaaaatccaaatctgggaattcagcagcagtgagcggagtgccgggaattggaaaaacaacaatggtacaaaagattgtttatgactgggccactgggaaaatatacccacactttcaatttgttttcagttttaaattccgggatttaaacactattaactgtagaataaacctgaggaatctgatattggatcagtatccctactttgggaatattctgggagagctctggaggaaccaagagggattgctgtttatattcgatggtttggatgaattcaaggacaggattgattttgccgacaatcggagaaatacagaacctcagttcatgtgcacagatcctgaatgctggtgtgaagtgtctgacattgtgtacagtttaatacagcacaagctgctcccaggatgttcagtgctagtgaccagccgccccactgcattacatttattggaaaaggctgacgtcagtgtctgggctgaaatcctgggatttgttggtgatgaacggaaggaatatttcaacaagttttttgaagatcagacggtggcagcagctgttttcaaacacgtggaggagaacgagatcctgtacaccatgtgttacaacccttcctactgctggatcctcggtctgtcactgggtcccttctttacacaaagagacaggaaacagcaacaagttcccaagaccatcacccaactatattcctactatatttacaacattctgaaaaaccatggccgagagattgaaaacccccgtgatgtgttactaaagcttggtgagatggcctacACAGGAGTCTCCGAGAATAAGATTGTGTTTAgaaatggagatttgattgagtacaatctacacccttcccagttcctgtctggatTTCTGATGGAACTTTTAGAGAGAGATgtttctgcccagagtgtggtttacacattcccacacctcaccatccaagagtttgcagctgcactcacacaattcctgactccagatcctgGGGAGATCGGGAAATTCCTCAATGAAGCCGACAGGAtggaagatgggcgatttgagatatttctccgttttgttgctggtctgtcctccccacagtcagctcgacccgTGGAGAagtttctgggtccatttcttcatcaaacaacctgccgagtgattgcCTGGGTGAAGGAGAAAGTTGAAGGACAGAATGAAAACAGAAGATTTAGAAttgggaagaggaagctcctgaacacattccactacctgtttgagtctcagaataaagcactggctcggaacacagtgggatctatGGAAAAACTTTCATTTGCCGGATTCggactgaccccgattgactgtgcggtcctgtctcatgtcattggactctgtgatacaataaaacacctcgatctaCAGAACTGCAACATTCAGTGTGAAGGCCTCCAGCAGCTGGGACGTGTTCTGCACAAGTGTCAGgagttgaggtaactgtttgTTTGGTCTCGTCCCTGATATTTTCATTGAGAAGCTATTTCCTTTGTTCTAAATAAAGCAGAGACATGTTCAGTTGAGGAAATCAAGAGGGAAACAGTGTCCAATGGTCACAGAGAAAGTGCGGGAGAATGGCGCAAAGTCATAAAGCTCATTTGAGGGCagctgcagacatgatgggccgattggcctccttctgaacctgtaataaatctgattctctgataaaactacagcggttcaagaaggcagattctcgtgggcaaatcagcatgggcaataaatgttggcataaccAGCGATGACACATTCCTTGAGTGAATAAAAGCATTATTGGcataaattttaaataattagaggTGCAAAGGCCTCCCtgcaaaatttttaaaaaaggatatttcactctcccaacagaaaccatctgattatGTATGATGCTGGAAAGAAATTTGTTTCTCTTGTGTTCAGTATAGCTTACAGTTTGTGGCTAATTATTGTCAGGATTATTTTCCTGCACGCTGCCTCTGTTATCTATTATAGTTGGTGTGTGTTATATCGGGACAGTGTTCCTTTATAAGtcatgtgatcactggtgacatcAGTCAGGGTCGCAGTGGCAGTTCAGTCTTGTATTAAACtttacagtgtgcagttctgaaAATAAATCTCCCTGTTAGGTTACAGCAGCCCACGAGTTTTCTGTTCCATGGTTCTGACTGCAGTCTCATAAAAGGCCCAGAAGAAAATAGCCTCCACCTcaattccaggcagtgcattccagacctgaaccactcactgtgttcaaAAGAATTGCTTTTTTCACACTATTtgcatcttttgcaaatcactttaaatcttttcTTGATCCTTGTCTGAGCAGCAACTTTTTTATTTGCTACCTGTTCTGTTCAGCACCATCCCTATTTTggacatttctatcaaatctcctcttcgcgTTCTtccttccaaggagaacaacctctcCAATCGATCCTATGACTGAAGTTTCATATCCCTGaaccaatcttgtaaacctcttcagcACCCTGTCcgatgtgttctcagacttcctAAAATATGACGCGCTGAACAGGGATCTAACTGATGTATTTTGCAGGTTCAGCACAGACTCTTtgctctatgcccctattgacaATGTTACGATCCCATCTGACTACTGGACAGTCAGGGCTAAGAGCTGGCTCAGTAGatcataacttttatttatttttttattatttaaaaatgtagatGAACAGAATAACAAGGTAGTCGATTAACTTTTCACAAAAGACTAAAATCTTTGTTAAAAAATAACTATAATGCACCACTACTTCACCCCATGTAACTTCATAGATGTCTGCAGATCTGTAAGGATGTCACAAGTTAACAAATAGATCTTATGCTTTAATGTTCTCAGCAAGTACACAGTCAATGAAAACCAACAAGCCAGGTGTGGTCAGATACACCACACTGTGAAACTAATGGACAAATGCCACCCAAAGTAACTTCAGTGGATTCTTCTTCAAATCCTCCCAAGGTTTGTCACACTGTGAGAAATCTCGTCTCACTGGGACTCTTGCTTTCACACGAGTGTCTCTAAGCTTCACTCtagaaaaaaaaacagcttttggaatcttttcacaaacaatgctttctctcagatgTCTTCACCAAGGACCCCCCTTCAGTATTCAAAGTTTCCTTTCATTATTCCTTCATATTCAGCCATGCCAGCAGACATCGTTGTTTCATAGTCTGTATTAAGGTGTCATCAACTTTAGGATTATATCAGATGTCTGGGTTCTCGTGAGCAACCTTTAACATGTCTGCACCGagcagctctgtctttaactgggagctTCTCTCTGCTCCTCTGTTTAACTTCGGGAGCAGTAGCTTGTTCAGATTCAGGTTTTTTTGACACTTTGACTTCTGTCTTCCTGGCACTCCTCTTTTCCTCCTTGGTATCTGACGGCGACTTATCTTTTGGGACCTGCTTTCTGAATCCCTGCATTGCGCTGCCtctactggcagcctctgtgaactccatCTTGCTTCCTGGATTAACTGGTTGTAACTGAAACTCAGtgcttctatcattcattgtgggccTCTGAATAGAAGCAACCATTTCTTTAAACCTCCATAACTCTTACAACAtcgtaaaccttaaattaaaatgcagggacAGTTTAAAGTGAAACCAAAAACCTGCAGGCAGGCagatttgtttaacatgaagtgaaattaaagttttagccatttctgagctcacaagcacagaaacacaaattaaacttaaactcatgatTTATTTTCTAATGCCCACAAACGTAAATTATTTCATAACAGTAAAGCCGAAGatgctgtattctttattaaGTGCTTCCTACAATTGCCCTGCGAACAGCAATGATCGATGCACATATACATccagtctctctgttcctgcaatccgttaacaattctaccgattattttatattgcttgcTCGTGTGCATGTTTCCTGAAAGTATCACCTCACAACGTgtctgcattgaacttaatctgtACCCTCGACCATAGTCCGTTTTTCAGTCCAagctctcctcacagtttacgatgcctcaaaggtttctgtgatcaacaaactttgaaatgttCCTCTACACTGCAAATACccagatcattcatatatatcagggaaaagcaaagatcccaatactgacctctagggttctccattaccgacatcctccagccttaaaaatatccattactcattgttcatccaattttgtatccacgttgctactttcccatttattttatgagcttataccacaagtctgttgtgtcactgcatcagatgattttttaatatccatgtacaccacatcaacagcagaaccatcattgaacctttctgttgcttcctccaattcacagcaatataaagccagtcaAAAACTGCATTTTTTTAAACAACCAATGAATTTCGTTTCCTCTGTGTCACTATTAGATtcaccatttcctttttgaactcagcgtgggccggctcagagtagctgaatgatcaactgaccctcAGACCCTCAGCTAAGTTTCACACTACTTCTCAaggctggagccgcagacttgacAAAATTGGATTGACCCACTCTTTTCAGTTGTGGTTACTACctcctggccctctcttcatccagtccaacaaactgagatagctgggaattaaacctgtatcaactgcttggaaagcaactatgctcactATTATATCACTGTCATTGCATTTTGTGACTCCTGTCATGTAGGTGCACCTACagagctgtgagaaagagagttccagaattttgacccagtcactgtgaaggaacggtgatatatttccaagccaggatggtgtgtaccatggaaggaaacttccaggtggtgatgtttccattcagctgctgcccttgtccttagggATAGAAATCgcaagtttggaaggtggtgtgtaacgagccatggtgaattgttgcactgcatcttgtagatggtacacactgctagctctgtacctctgtggtggatggaatgaatgttgaaggtgatgggtgGAGAACCAGTCAACAAGCAGAGTTATCCTGGATCGTGGCGAGCTTCCTGAattttgagctgcactcatttaGACAAGTGGATGATGTTCAATTAAATTCCTCacatgtgtcttgtagatggtggaaatatTTTGggaagtgaggaggtgagttattctgtGCAGAAATCTTTGCCTTTATTCTTCACTTATAGCTGCAGTATTCGGTGGCTAAtctgtttctgatcaatggtaacaaaCACCCAAGGTGTTGACAGTTGGGGATTCATGGGGAtgataatcccattgaatgtaaagggaaATGACTGTATTCTCTCTTGGTGAAGATAgtcatcgcctggcacttgtcagcccTTCCCTTGTTCAAGCCTTGCTAAACATGGAAATGTTCTGCATCACTGTCTTGAGAAGataggaatggtgctgaacattgtgcagacatcagcaaacatctccacttctaacctgatgatggaggaaatgtaattgatgaagcagctgaagatggttgggccgagggcagtcccctgagaaattcctgctgtAATTTCCTGGAGATGAGATGACCTTCTGTTCACACACTCCAATAAACTGGGAAAGCAgggaattaaacctgtatcaaatGCTTGGAGAGCAACTATGCTCGCAATTATATCACCAGCATTGCATTtagggactcctgtggtgtaggtgcacccactgtgctgtaagaaagagagttccaggattttgacccaatcactgtgaaggaacggtgatatttgtccaagtcaggatggtgtgtaccttggaaggaaacttccaggtggtgatgtttccattcatctgctgcccttgtccttcttgggatAGAAATCgccagtttggaaggtgctgtgtaacggGCCATGGTGCCTGTTGcactgcatcttatagatggttcaACAACcagaactatcttcctttgtgctggtctTCCTCCAACCGGTAGagagtttttttcccccccatttccattgacttcagtttttctcgGGCTCCTTTTTGCTACATCTGGTCATACGTTgaattgatgtcaagggcagacactctcatctcacatcctgagttcagctctgttgtccgtgtttgcatcaaggctgtaatgaggtagggggctgagtgaccctgagtaagcacaagctcagagtcagatagcaggtcattgctaattaaGTGCTACTTGATAGTCTCGATGACGCCTTCCATTActctgctgatgattgagagtagactgatggggtggtaaatggacagattggatttgttctctcctttttgtttacggtcaattctgggcaatttcccactattttgggtaaacatcagtgttgtagcttcactggaacagcttggcgaggaacagagcaaattctggagcagtaatcttcagtacagttactggaatattgtcaagatcagtggtctttgcagtatccattatcttgagctatttcttgacatcatgtggagtgaatggaatgagctgatatctctgatgttggggacctctggatggttcagccactgaagttagttactaatatttgaaccatatcttttgcactgatgtgccagtctcctccgtcatgaggatgggatatttgtggagcctcctccttctgttgtttcatcgtccactaccattcacaactaaatgtggcaggactgcagagcttgcatctgagccgaggaaaccagaatttcctgcatgaggaaacctgctgctgaaAATTCTCCAGTCAGACTGTCATTGATATGAAACAGGATTTTCGGATAATCCTTTTTCTATGTGAGGATCTACCGGGAAGAGAGAACTCCCGGTAATTCCCGGAGATAGAACACGAGTCATACCTGCAGAAAAAGTAGAGCCCgtttactgtggaatgtagcgggagacacccctcccctataaactaatcaaacagatatatttcaactttctaatgggagaataatCTTTCCGTGTATCAAATCTAGGGGATGGAtcttaaagcaacagttagcacagtttcacaGTTTAACTCAGCCTGAGACATTATACAGATGTTATAATGTCAATAGTTAAGAAGCACAGGGTATCCCGAGcgatccactctcacagctttatcatttagctctcagtaaaatgtacaattctcagaaaatcctggatttatggaacagcagaaatgatttgaatttccgGAAACTTAGCAGGttcagtgagattcaggagggtaattctgaggatcaggaaacaaaaccagaatgtgggacatgtttaaaaattacttgcttgttcacaggatgtgtgcaTCACCTACTCAAGGGGCCtttagcagtgggaaataaatgctgatccagccagcaacacccatatcccatggacaattaaacaaaatatacattttgagaggtgtaAAAGTGGTTTCCCCCAGTAGGGAAACCAATGAGAGTGAATTGATCATCATTTTTCAATGCTGCCTTTTCAAttattgccttttccattcaacagaaagggtttgatattatctgatttaatattgtcacatttgtgagtgccaaagcataccgtacatagggaaggaaagggtccagaatgtagtgttaccttcacagctagggtgtagagaaagatcaacttgggtgAGGTATCGtatcgtaacttgaatcagttcaccactgttgctaagtttctgacacaaaaatagattcagctattttttctgctgaacattaatctaaatttaatgtgtttctcactttctccatttggtctgggtggcaataaagtgggagattcaggagtgaaactattgtctgtggctctgaggaatccagaatgtaaaatacagaaactgaagtaagtatcagactgtgtgagattgtgttaatgATCAGTGGATGTCtcacactgtaaattattatcagtgtcagtaatagtGTCATTAGTAACCATTCCACGTTATTCCTGTCAGTGTGCGTGTTAAGCACCACGGATTCactctgattcctgaaatctttctctctctgatctccagtttggagagtaacagcctcagatattctcacctctgctctcagtacaaaccagtcagtgatgtgtctgaacctgagttacaataaactgcaagattcaggagtgaaagattTGACTAATCACTTATAATTAttctcaaaaccattcatgagaataaaaaagatggacaaaacaactaaatgtttatagaattagcagatatggctggtcacatattcaatttagtttaatttgtcattcagattatagatgtttatgtctgtcggcttctcaatttgattaaacatagaaaactgctgtatattggtacagtaaggagtctatcaataccaggttaaagtccaacaggtttatttggtagcaaacgccaaggcagattacaaactacattgaattctgatgagttttactccaatggatccactctcaaatttacgttaaatggagcttaaggagcatctcAAAAGAGAATACAGAGATcgaggtggggagggttatgaagataattccagagcttacaacccagcagttcaaggcacagctcagctggcaatggcaataatcacagtgcagaatagtctgaatgatgtccctattaataatggacattgtttttaagaacacaaataatgatgCTAAATATACCATTGCTATCAGTATTCGTGTTATTAA
This region of Mustelus asterias unplaced genomic scaffold, sMusAst1.hap1.1 HAP1_SCAFFOLD_463, whole genome shotgun sequence genomic DNA includes:
- the LOC144486798 gene encoding NACHT, LRR and PYD domains-containing protein 3-like; this encodes MAEGSNRREYTAASSKMRMDTDPNSTIPQLLTKSDDYQLFKLTKFYRDRLEQAMEGGVDGVSLSLTYERIFTGQEHRKVTELVDKGNRADSSKLLLNLVMEKGSRARRVMWESFVRMRHGVPKLDKILKEIQELGSDAFDEMNFAQDLSELPSHLKDLQQKHKETLRVQTETLRVNTILIKEKVKIFQLVDRYAELTVISTVRDRTLVEHELLARGRDHEEWREKHLRRELEKIRTDQLFQSSFSQRKSKSGNSAAVSGVPGIGKTTMVQKIVYDWATGKIYPHFQFVFSFKFRDLNTINCRINLRNLILDQYPYFGNILGELWRNQEGLLFIFDGLDEFKDRIDFADNRRNTEPQFMCTDPECWCEVSDIVYSLIQHKLLPGCSVLVTSRPTALHLLEKADVSVWAEILGFVGDERKEYFNKFFEDQTVAAAVFKHVEENEILYTMCYNPSYCWILGLSLGPFFTQRDRKQQQVPKTITQLYSYYIYNILKNHGREIENPRDVLLKLGEMAYTGVSENKIVFRNGDLIEYNLHPSQFLSGFLMELLERDVSAQSVVYTFPHLTIQEFAAALTQFLTPDPGEIGKFLNEADRMEDGRFEIFLRFVAGLSSPQSARPVEKFLGPFLHQTTCRVIAWVKEKVEGQNENRRFRIGKRKLLNTFHYLFESQNKALARNTVGSMEKLSFAGFGLTPIDCAVLSHVIGLCDTIKHLDLQNCNIQCEGLQQLGRVLHKCQELSLGGNKVGDSGVKLLSVALRNPECKIQKLK